A region from the Sorex araneus isolate mSorAra2 chromosome 6, mSorAra2.pri, whole genome shotgun sequence genome encodes:
- the BRD8 gene encoding bromodomain-containing protein 8 isoform X1: protein MATGTGKHKLLSTGPTEPWSIREKLCLASSVMRSGDQNWVSVSRAIKPFAEPGRPPDWFSQKHCASQYSELLETTETPKRKRGEKGEVVETVEDVIVRKLTAERVEELKKVIKETQEKYRRLKRDAELIQAGHMDSRLDELCSDIAMKKKLEEEEAEVKRKATDAAYQARQAVKTPPRRLPTVMVRSPIDSASPGGDYTLGDLATTTMEETTSGVTPGTLPSTPVTSFPGIPDTLPPGSAPLEAPMTPVTDDSPQKKMLGQKATPPPSPLLSELLKKGSLLPTSPRLVNESEMAVASGHLNSTGVLLEVGGVLPMIHGGEMQQTPNTVAASPAASGAPTLSRLLEAGPTQFTTPLASFTTVASEPPVKLVPPPVESVSQATIVMMPALPAPSSASAVSTSESVAPVSQPDTCVPMEAVGDPHTVTVSMDSSEISMIINSIKEECFRSGVTEAPGGSKAPSIDGKEDLDLAEKMDIAVSYTGEELDFETVGDIIAIIEDKVDDHPEVLDVAAVEAALSFCEENDDPQSLPGPWEHSIQQERDKPVPLPTSEMTVKQERLDFEETENKGIHELVDIREPSVEIKMEPTEQEQGISGAELAGVVPTTSMEPPELRSQDLDEEPRNTATGEMAEADVSSGKGDEIPLAAVKTEASPESILSSSHGSNPIEDSLETETQHKFEMSDSLKEESGTIFGSQIKDTPGEDEEEDGVSEAASLEEPKEEDQGEGYLSEMDNEPPVSESDDGFSIHNATLQSHTLADSIPSSPASSQFSVCSEDQEAIQAQKIWKKAIMLVWRAAANHRYANVFLQPVTDDIAPGYHSIVQRPMDLSTIKKNIENGLIRSTAEFQRDIMLMFQNAVMYNSSDHDVYHMAVEMQRDVLEQIQQFLATQLIMQTSESGISAKSLRGRDSTRKQDASEKDSVPMGSPAFLLSLFDGGTRGRRCAIEADMKMKK from the exons aACACAAGCTGCTGAGTACCGGCCCCACAGAACCATGGTCTATTCGAGAGAAACTGTGCTTAGCCTCTTCTGTGATGAGGAGTGGAGATCAAAATTG GGTGTCAGTTAGCCGAGCAATCAAACCCTTCGCAGAACCTGGCCGCCCTCCAGACTGGTTTTCTCAAAAA cATTGTGCTTCCCAGTACTCAGAACTTCTAGAGACCACTGAAACCCCAAA ACGGAAACGAGGCGAAAAAGGAGAAGTGGTAGAAACTGTTGAAGATGTTATTGTCCGGAAACTGACTGCTGAACGAGTTGAAGAACTAAAGAAAGTGATAAAGGAAACCCAGGAAAAATACAG ACGACTGAAAAGAGATGCAGAATTAATTCAGGCTGGGCACATGGACAGTAGACTGGATGAACTTTGCAGTGACATTGCAAT gaaaaagaaattggaagaaGAGGAAGCTGAAGTTAAGAGGAAGGCTACAGATGCTGCCTATCAGG CTCGTCAAGCAGTAAAAACACCCCCTCGAAGGTTACCCACTGTGATGGTTCGCTCACCTATAGATTCTGCCTCCCCAGGAGGTGATTATACACTTGGGGACTTGGCTACAACCACTATGGAAGAGACCACATCTGGG GTAACCCCTGGGACTTTGCCGAGTACCCCAGTCACCTCGTTTCCTGGGATTCCTGACAcccttcctccaggctctgcaccctTAGAAGCCCCCATGACCCCAGTAACAGATGATTCACCCCAGAAAAAGATGCTTGGACAGAAAGCaactccacccccctcccctctgctgtcAGAGCTCTTGAAGAAGGGCAGCCTCCTGCCTACTAGCCCCAGACTG GTCAATGAAAGTGAAATGGCTGTGGCTTCTGGTCACCTGAACAGTACAGGTGTCCTCCTAGAGGTAGGCGGGGTCCTTCCCATGATACATGGTGGGGAGATGCAGCAAACACCCAACACAGTTGCAGCCTCCCCTGCTGCCTCAG GTGCTCCCACTCTTTCCCGGCTTTTAGAAGCTGGTCCTACACAGTTCACCACACCTCTTGCTTCCTTCACTACTGTTGCCAGTGAGCCTCCAGTTAAACTTGTGCCACCCCCTGTAGAGTCTGTGTCCCAGGCTACCATTGTCATGATGCCTGCGCTGCCAGCACCGTCCTCTGCTTCGGCTGTCTCCACTTCTGAGAGTGTAGCTCCAG TGAGTCAACCTGACACCTGTGTTCCCATGGAGGCTGTTGGGGATCCACATACTGTGACTGTTTCCATGGATAGCAGTGAAATTTCCATGATCATCAATTCTATCAAAGAAGAGTGTTTCCGATCGGGGGTAACAGAAGCCCCCGGAGGATCCAAGGCTCCCAGCATAGATGGGAAAGAAGATTTAGATCTGGCTGAGAAAATGGATATTGCTGTGTCTTACACAGGTGAAGAGCTGGACTTCGAGACTGTTGGAGACATCATTGCCATCATTGAGGACAAG GTAGATGATCATCCTGAAGTGCTGGATGTGGCAGCCGTAGAAGCAGCACTGTCCTTCTGTGAAGAGAACGATGATCCccagtccctgcctggcccctgggAGCACTCTATCCAGCAGGAACGGGACAAACCAGTACCTCTCCCCACATCAGAGATGACAGTCAAGCAAGAAAGGTTGGactttgaagaaacagaaaacaaaggaatCCACGAACTAGTTGACATCAGGGAGCCCAGTGTAGAGATCAAAATGGAACCTACAGAACAAGAGCAAGGAATTTCTGGAGCTGAACTAGCCGGAGTTGTTCCAACCACAAGTATGGAGCCTCCAGAACTCAGGAGTCAGGACTTGGATGAGGAGCCCAGAAATACTGCAACTGGAGAAATGGCCGAAGCAGATGTTTCTAGTGGGAAAGGCGATGAGATTCCGCTCGCAGCTGTGAAGACAGAG GCGTCCCCTGAAAGCATTTTGTCTTCATCACATGGTTCAAATCCCATTGAAGATTCATTAGAGACAGAAACTCAGCACAAGTTTGAAATGTCAG ACTCATTGAAAGAAGAATCAGGGACTATTTTTGGAAGCCAGATAAAG GATACCCCAggtgaggatgaggaggaagatggAGTCAGTGAAGCTGCCAGCCTCGAGGAACCGAAAGAAGAAGATCAAGGAGAAGGCTATTTGTCAGAAATGGATAATGAACCCCCTGTGAGCGAGAGTGACGACGGCTTTAGCATACACAATGCTACACTACAATCACATACTCTGGCAgactccatccccagcagccctgcTTCTTCACAGTT tTCTGTCTGTAGCGAAGATCAAGAAGCTATACAGGCACAGAAAATCTGGAAGAAAGCTATCATGCTTGTATGGAGAGCAGCAGCCAATCATAG GTATGCCAATGTCTTCCTGCAGCCTGTTACAGATGACATAGCACCTGGTTACCACAGCATTGTGCAGAG GCCTATGGATTTATCAACTATtaagaaaaacattgaaaatggACTAATCCGCAGTACAGCTGAATTTCAGCGTGACATTATGCTGATGTTCCAGAATGCTGTAATGTATAATAGCTCAGACCATGATGTCTATCATATGGCAGTAGAGATGCAGCGAGATGTCTTGGAGCAGATCCAG CAATTCCTGGCCACACAGTTGATTATGCAAACATCTGAGTCTGGGATAAGTGCTAAAAGTCTTCGAGGGAGAGATTCTACCCGCAAACAGGATGCTTCAGAGAAG GACAGTGTCCCCATGGGctctcctgccttccttctctctctcttt GATGGGGGAACCAGGGGGCGGCGCTGTGCCATTGAAGCGGATATGAAGATGAAAAAGTGA
- the BRD8 gene encoding bromodomain-containing protein 8 isoform X2, translating into MATGTGKHKLLSTGPTEPWSIREKLCLASSVMRSGDQNWVSVSRAIKPFAEPGRPPDWFSQKHCASQYSELLETTETPKRKRGEKGEVVETVEDVIVRKLTAERVEELKKVIKETQEKYRRLKRDAELIQAGHMDSRLDELCSDIAMKKKLEEEEAEVKRKATDAAYQARQAVKTPPRRLPTVMVRSPIDSASPGGDYTLGDLATTTMEETTSGVNESEMAVASGHLNSTGVLLEVGGVLPMIHGGEMQQTPNTVAASPAASGAPTLSRLLEAGPTQFTTPLASFTTVASEPPVKLVPPPVESVSQATIVMMPALPAPSSASAVSTSESVAPVSQPDTCVPMEAVGDPHTVTVSMDSSEISMIINSIKEECFRSGVTEAPGGSKAPSIDGKEDLDLAEKMDIAVSYTGEELDFETVGDIIAIIEDKVDDHPEVLDVAAVEAALSFCEENDDPQSLPGPWEHSIQQERDKPVPLPTSEMTVKQERLDFEETENKGIHELVDIREPSVEIKMEPTEQEQGISGAELAGVVPTTSMEPPELRSQDLDEEPRNTATGEMAEADVSSGKGDEIPLAAVKTEASPESILSSSHGSNPIEDSLETETQHKFEMSDSLKEESGTIFGSQIKDTPGEDEEEDGVSEAASLEEPKEEDQGEGYLSEMDNEPPVSESDDGFSIHNATLQSHTLADSIPSSPASSQFSVCSEDQEAIQAQKIWKKAIMLVWRAAANHRYANVFLQPVTDDIAPGYHSIVQRPMDLSTIKKNIENGLIRSTAEFQRDIMLMFQNAVMYNSSDHDVYHMAVEMQRDVLEQIQQFLATQLIMQTSESGISAKSLRGRDSTRKQDASEKDSVPMGSPAFLLSLFDGGTRGRRCAIEADMKMKK; encoded by the exons aACACAAGCTGCTGAGTACCGGCCCCACAGAACCATGGTCTATTCGAGAGAAACTGTGCTTAGCCTCTTCTGTGATGAGGAGTGGAGATCAAAATTG GGTGTCAGTTAGCCGAGCAATCAAACCCTTCGCAGAACCTGGCCGCCCTCCAGACTGGTTTTCTCAAAAA cATTGTGCTTCCCAGTACTCAGAACTTCTAGAGACCACTGAAACCCCAAA ACGGAAACGAGGCGAAAAAGGAGAAGTGGTAGAAACTGTTGAAGATGTTATTGTCCGGAAACTGACTGCTGAACGAGTTGAAGAACTAAAGAAAGTGATAAAGGAAACCCAGGAAAAATACAG ACGACTGAAAAGAGATGCAGAATTAATTCAGGCTGGGCACATGGACAGTAGACTGGATGAACTTTGCAGTGACATTGCAAT gaaaaagaaattggaagaaGAGGAAGCTGAAGTTAAGAGGAAGGCTACAGATGCTGCCTATCAGG CTCGTCAAGCAGTAAAAACACCCCCTCGAAGGTTACCCACTGTGATGGTTCGCTCACCTATAGATTCTGCCTCCCCAGGAGGTGATTATACACTTGGGGACTTGGCTACAACCACTATGGAAGAGACCACATCTGGG GTCAATGAAAGTGAAATGGCTGTGGCTTCTGGTCACCTGAACAGTACAGGTGTCCTCCTAGAGGTAGGCGGGGTCCTTCCCATGATACATGGTGGGGAGATGCAGCAAACACCCAACACAGTTGCAGCCTCCCCTGCTGCCTCAG GTGCTCCCACTCTTTCCCGGCTTTTAGAAGCTGGTCCTACACAGTTCACCACACCTCTTGCTTCCTTCACTACTGTTGCCAGTGAGCCTCCAGTTAAACTTGTGCCACCCCCTGTAGAGTCTGTGTCCCAGGCTACCATTGTCATGATGCCTGCGCTGCCAGCACCGTCCTCTGCTTCGGCTGTCTCCACTTCTGAGAGTGTAGCTCCAG TGAGTCAACCTGACACCTGTGTTCCCATGGAGGCTGTTGGGGATCCACATACTGTGACTGTTTCCATGGATAGCAGTGAAATTTCCATGATCATCAATTCTATCAAAGAAGAGTGTTTCCGATCGGGGGTAACAGAAGCCCCCGGAGGATCCAAGGCTCCCAGCATAGATGGGAAAGAAGATTTAGATCTGGCTGAGAAAATGGATATTGCTGTGTCTTACACAGGTGAAGAGCTGGACTTCGAGACTGTTGGAGACATCATTGCCATCATTGAGGACAAG GTAGATGATCATCCTGAAGTGCTGGATGTGGCAGCCGTAGAAGCAGCACTGTCCTTCTGTGAAGAGAACGATGATCCccagtccctgcctggcccctgggAGCACTCTATCCAGCAGGAACGGGACAAACCAGTACCTCTCCCCACATCAGAGATGACAGTCAAGCAAGAAAGGTTGGactttgaagaaacagaaaacaaaggaatCCACGAACTAGTTGACATCAGGGAGCCCAGTGTAGAGATCAAAATGGAACCTACAGAACAAGAGCAAGGAATTTCTGGAGCTGAACTAGCCGGAGTTGTTCCAACCACAAGTATGGAGCCTCCAGAACTCAGGAGTCAGGACTTGGATGAGGAGCCCAGAAATACTGCAACTGGAGAAATGGCCGAAGCAGATGTTTCTAGTGGGAAAGGCGATGAGATTCCGCTCGCAGCTGTGAAGACAGAG GCGTCCCCTGAAAGCATTTTGTCTTCATCACATGGTTCAAATCCCATTGAAGATTCATTAGAGACAGAAACTCAGCACAAGTTTGAAATGTCAG ACTCATTGAAAGAAGAATCAGGGACTATTTTTGGAAGCCAGATAAAG GATACCCCAggtgaggatgaggaggaagatggAGTCAGTGAAGCTGCCAGCCTCGAGGAACCGAAAGAAGAAGATCAAGGAGAAGGCTATTTGTCAGAAATGGATAATGAACCCCCTGTGAGCGAGAGTGACGACGGCTTTAGCATACACAATGCTACACTACAATCACATACTCTGGCAgactccatccccagcagccctgcTTCTTCACAGTT tTCTGTCTGTAGCGAAGATCAAGAAGCTATACAGGCACAGAAAATCTGGAAGAAAGCTATCATGCTTGTATGGAGAGCAGCAGCCAATCATAG GTATGCCAATGTCTTCCTGCAGCCTGTTACAGATGACATAGCACCTGGTTACCACAGCATTGTGCAGAG GCCTATGGATTTATCAACTATtaagaaaaacattgaaaatggACTAATCCGCAGTACAGCTGAATTTCAGCGTGACATTATGCTGATGTTCCAGAATGCTGTAATGTATAATAGCTCAGACCATGATGTCTATCATATGGCAGTAGAGATGCAGCGAGATGTCTTGGAGCAGATCCAG CAATTCCTGGCCACACAGTTGATTATGCAAACATCTGAGTCTGGGATAAGTGCTAAAAGTCTTCGAGGGAGAGATTCTACCCGCAAACAGGATGCTTCAGAGAAG GACAGTGTCCCCATGGGctctcctgccttccttctctctctcttt GATGGGGGAACCAGGGGGCGGCGCTGTGCCATTGAAGCGGATATGAAGATGAAAAAGTGA